The following coding sequences are from one Aeromicrobium duanguangcaii window:
- a CDS encoding arsenate reductase/protein-tyrosine-phosphatase family protein has product MSHGILVVCTANVCRSPVMEAMLAQLLDASRFEVTSAGVMAPRGKPIDPASAAQLRARNVPVPDRTARQLRSDLVAAADLVLTATRSHRAEVLDLDPRALRRTFTLVEFAGLCTQVEATDVAGLVSAAAAARSRGPRDVDLVDPIGQPTEVHADVAARIETAVRTIADVLDRLDD; this is encoded by the coding sequence GTGAGTCACGGGATCCTGGTCGTCTGCACGGCGAACGTCTGTCGGTCCCCGGTCATGGAAGCGATGTTGGCACAACTCCTGGACGCCAGCCGGTTCGAGGTGACCAGTGCCGGCGTCATGGCGCCGCGGGGCAAGCCCATCGATCCCGCGTCCGCCGCCCAGCTGCGCGCCAGGAACGTGCCCGTGCCCGATCGGACGGCGCGCCAGCTGAGGTCCGACCTCGTGGCTGCGGCCGACCTCGTGCTGACCGCCACGCGGTCGCATCGCGCCGAGGTGCTCGACCTGGATCCGCGCGCCCTGCGGCGCACCTTCACGCTGGTCGAGTTCGCCGGCCTGTGCACCCAGGTCGAGGCCACGGACGTCGCCGGGCTGGTCTCCGCCGCGGCCGCCGCCCGTTCGCGCGGCCCGCGCGATGTCGACCTCGTCGACCCGATCGGCCAGCCGACCGAGGTCCATGCCGACGTCGCCGCACGCATCGAGACCGCGGTCCGGACGATCGCGGACGTGCTCGACCGCCTCGACGACTGA
- a CDS encoding sugar transferase: MTVDTGREDSPVADHGGTTATRRSPIGAVTAARQRHILYVATTDFVLLISAIVASEYLWLGTSADTIEPQFGLGYTKFGVLLALVWWGALRLAGSRGFNVLGTSDEYQRVVSATVTTFGVLAIVSLLAELNLSRGYLAIAFPLGLAAVLFSRRAWRRFRERQFLRGHHVKRVLVVGQPAAAKEIAQWFSRNPHAGLDVTGAWRPQGPEGRRLLRIGDRLIPSVGGSTALAPALDASEADMVVVSSTDELGHHGLRDLTWDLEAAGIDLMLSPNLLPVSGSRIAMRTVAGMPFVHVKKPQYAEAGNWPKLALDIVGAFVILMVAWPLMVVTAVAIKATSRGPVFYRQERIGRDGEPFAMIKFRSMHRNADARLRDLLAAQGADGAPLFKVENDPRITRVGRVIRRYSIDELPQLFNVLRGDMSLVGPRPQRESEVALYDHGDWRRLRVRPGMTGLWQVSGRSNLAWEEAIQLDMHYVENWSLVGDLQLLLRTLRAVLAKDGAV, from the coding sequence GTGACAGTCGACACAGGCCGCGAGGACTCTCCGGTTGCCGACCACGGGGGCACCACCGCGACTCGCCGCTCTCCGATCGGCGCCGTGACCGCCGCGCGCCAGCGCCACATCCTGTACGTCGCGACCACCGACTTCGTCCTGCTCATCAGCGCCATCGTCGCCTCGGAGTACCTGTGGCTCGGCACGTCGGCCGACACGATCGAGCCGCAGTTCGGCCTGGGGTACACCAAGTTCGGCGTGCTGCTGGCGCTCGTGTGGTGGGGCGCCCTGCGACTGGCCGGGTCCCGCGGCTTCAACGTGCTCGGCACGAGCGACGAGTACCAGCGCGTCGTGAGCGCGACGGTCACCACCTTCGGCGTGCTGGCGATCGTCTCGCTGCTGGCCGAGCTGAACCTCTCCCGCGGCTACCTGGCCATCGCCTTCCCGCTCGGCCTGGCGGCCGTGCTGTTCTCGCGGCGCGCGTGGCGACGTTTCCGCGAGCGGCAGTTCCTGCGCGGACACCACGTCAAGAGGGTGCTCGTGGTGGGCCAGCCCGCCGCGGCCAAGGAGATCGCGCAGTGGTTCTCGCGCAACCCGCATGCCGGCCTCGACGTGACCGGCGCCTGGCGTCCCCAAGGTCCCGAGGGTCGCAGGCTGCTCCGGATCGGCGACCGGCTGATCCCCTCCGTGGGCGGGTCCACGGCGCTCGCCCCCGCGCTGGACGCGTCGGAGGCCGACATGGTCGTGGTCTCCTCCACCGACGAGCTGGGTCACCATGGCCTGCGCGATCTCACGTGGGACCTCGAGGCCGCCGGGATCGACCTCATGCTCTCGCCGAACCTGCTGCCGGTCTCGGGCTCGCGCATCGCGATGAGGACCGTGGCGGGCATGCCCTTCGTCCACGTGAAGAAGCCGCAGTACGCCGAGGCGGGCAACTGGCCCAAGCTGGCCCTCGACATCGTCGGCGCCTTCGTGATCCTGATGGTCGCGTGGCCGCTCATGGTCGTGACGGCAGTGGCGATCAAGGCGACCAGCCGAGGACCGGTCTTCTACCGGCAGGAGCGCATCGGGCGCGACGGCGAGCCTTTCGCGATGATCAAGTTCCGCTCGATGCACCGCAACGCCGACGCGCGCCTGCGCGACCTGCTGGCCGCCCAGGGCGCCGACGGCGCACCGCTGTTCAAGGTCGAGAACGACCCCCGCATCACCCGCGTCGGGCGCGTCATCCGCCGCTACTCCATCGACGAGCTGCCCCAGCTGTTCAACGTGCTGCGCGGCGACATGAGCCTCGTCGGGCCGCGCCCCCAGCGCGAGAGCGAGGTCGCGCTCTACGACCACGGCGACTGGCGCCGACTGCGGGTGCGCCCCGGCATGACCGGCCTGTGGCAGGTCTCGGGCCGCTCCAACCTGGCGTGGGAGGAGGCGATCCAGCTGGACATGCACTACGTCGAGAACTGGTCGCTGGTGGGCGACCTGCAGCTCCTGCTCCGGACCCTGCGGGCCGTGCTGGCCAAGGACGGCGCGGTCTGA
- a CDS encoding polysaccharide biosynthesis tyrosine autokinase, producing MELKDYLRIARDRWLLIAFVCLLVVLASGMYTLSVTPQYQSTARLFVKTPQSSESGELAQGGQFSQQRVKSYATLIKGEEVASRVVEKLGIDETPQQLMARIETSVELDTVVLSVSVTDPSPERAQQLTQTVAEAFVGYVRELETPDGQREAPVKASIVDRATVSDSPVSPQPVRNLGLGLVLGLVLGFALAVVREMLDNRITSQEDISKVSGREVPVLGNIHFNREAIKHPLVRDLPSYDPRVEAFRVLRTNLQFIDAGASHKCYVVTSSVPSEGKSTTAANLAQILAKSGQRVLLVEADLRRPKLAEYLQLEGSVGITTILLGRVEPHEAIQQVGDSLDVLPSGRIPPNPAELLESPEMIKLLHRLRQEYDIVLVDAPPLLPVTDAAPLAAATDGAIMVIKHGSTTTEQYAAALERLTSVDARLCGTVVTMSPQPKKHRSGAGYGYGYGYGYGYEPESAKRVAPKRTLFGRGARK from the coding sequence ATGGAGTTGAAGGACTACCTGCGCATCGCACGGGACAGGTGGTTGCTGATCGCCTTCGTGTGCCTGCTCGTCGTCCTGGCGTCCGGTATGTACACGCTCTCGGTCACGCCGCAGTACCAGTCGACCGCGCGCCTGTTCGTCAAGACTCCGCAGAGCTCCGAGAGCGGCGAGCTGGCCCAGGGCGGCCAGTTCAGCCAGCAGCGCGTCAAGTCGTACGCCACGCTCATCAAGGGTGAGGAGGTCGCCAGCCGCGTCGTCGAGAAGCTGGGGATCGACGAGACTCCCCAGCAGCTGATGGCACGCATCGAGACGAGCGTGGAGCTGGACACGGTGGTGCTGTCGGTGTCGGTCACCGACCCGTCGCCCGAGCGGGCCCAGCAGCTCACGCAGACCGTGGCCGAGGCGTTCGTCGGCTACGTCCGCGAGCTGGAGACGCCCGACGGCCAGCGCGAGGCGCCGGTCAAGGCCTCGATCGTCGACCGGGCCACCGTGTCGGACTCGCCCGTCTCGCCGCAGCCCGTGCGCAACCTCGGCCTCGGGCTGGTCCTGGGCCTCGTGCTCGGCTTCGCCCTGGCGGTGGTGCGCGAGATGCTGGACAACCGCATCACGTCGCAGGAGGACATCAGCAAGGTGTCGGGCCGCGAGGTCCCGGTGCTGGGCAACATCCACTTCAACCGCGAGGCGATCAAGCACCCGCTGGTGCGCGACCTGCCCAGCTACGACCCGCGGGTCGAGGCGTTCCGCGTGCTGCGCACCAACCTGCAGTTCATCGATGCCGGCGCCAGCCACAAGTGCTACGTCGTCACCAGCTCGGTGCCCTCGGAGGGCAAGTCGACGACCGCCGCCAACCTCGCGCAGATCCTCGCCAAGAGCGGTCAGCGTGTCCTGCTCGTCGAGGCCGATCTGCGCCGGCCGAAGCTGGCCGAGTACCTCCAGCTGGAGGGCAGCGTCGGCATCACCACGATCCTGCTCGGCCGCGTCGAGCCGCACGAGGCCATCCAGCAGGTCGGCGACTCGCTCGACGTCCTGCCCTCGGGCCGGATCCCTCCGAACCCGGCCGAGCTGCTGGAGTCCCCGGAGATGATCAAGCTGCTGCACCGCCTGCGCCAGGAGTACGACATCGTCCTGGTGGACGCCCCGCCACTGCTGCCGGTCACCGATGCCGCACCGCTGGCCGCGGCCACCGACGGCGCGATCATGGTGATCAAGCACGGGTCGACGACGACCGAGCAGTACGCCGCGGCGCTCGAGCGCCTCACCAGCGTCGACGCCCGCCTCTGCGGCACGGTCGTGACGATGTCGCCGCAGCCGAAGAAGCACCGTTCGGGCGCCGGCTACGGCTATGGCTACGGGTACGGGTACGGCTACGAGCCGGAGTCGGCCAAGCGCGTGGCGCCCAAGCGCACGTTGTTCGGCCGTGGCGCGAGGAAGTGA
- a CDS encoding DUF4012 domain-containing protein: protein MFSRITWRSPAVWLTTGFVLAVVGFALVPFMLEARTVASSLLRAQDEATRLKDQLASGDAEGARGSLSRLQADSAEAHRVSRGGMWDAAAKVPWLGRNVEAVQITSASIDDIASRGLPPVVEAGTALSADSFKPRNGTIDVKALAALAPAVASASDVLERNADRIGAIEAESLVGPLVRPVLDLQRQIDDADRAADAASRVMRLAPASLGADGVQNYLLVFQTNAEIRSTGGMGGVFVLLSTENGTITLGEQSSSEDLNRGTDGTRLADAALSDDEKRAFGTLMGRDVRAANISPDYPRVAQIWADRAEAAYGVDVDGVISLDAVAMSYVLRGVGSVDVGEGAKLTADNAIDRLLNGVYLQYEDPADQDAYFEAATSRTFEAVMSGRGDWTQVVSSLSEAVGERRLQVWFRDGERQRVIASTDVAGRVVQADDTPHVGLYITDSAQSKMQYYLRYDTRVKATTCSADRRQTISVTTSFRNQFSGDPKKTPWYIVGRGDRTAKGNQLLTYRLLTPKGGQVTGFTIDGTEQYLASSKVTYKDRAVQYGTLKVPPGDEISVTWQVQTAPGAVADARYFETPGIATSSNDVRVPSACR from the coding sequence ATGTTTTCTCGGATCACATGGCGGTCTCCTGCTGTCTGGCTGACCACCGGATTCGTCCTGGCCGTCGTGGGATTCGCGCTGGTTCCGTTCATGTTGGAGGCCCGGACCGTGGCCTCCAGCCTGCTGCGTGCCCAGGACGAGGCCACGCGGCTGAAGGACCAGCTGGCATCCGGTGACGCCGAGGGTGCTCGCGGCTCGCTGAGCCGACTGCAGGCCGACAGCGCCGAGGCCCACCGCGTCAGTCGCGGGGGCATGTGGGACGCCGCCGCCAAGGTCCCGTGGCTCGGCCGCAACGTCGAGGCGGTGCAGATCACCTCGGCCTCGATCGACGACATCGCGTCCCGCGGACTGCCTCCGGTCGTCGAGGCCGGAACCGCGCTCTCTGCCGACAGCTTCAAGCCTCGCAACGGCACGATCGACGTCAAGGCGCTGGCCGCGCTGGCTCCGGCGGTGGCCTCGGCCAGTGACGTGCTGGAGCGGAACGCCGACCGGATCGGCGCGATCGAGGCCGAGAGTCTCGTCGGCCCGCTCGTGCGTCCCGTGCTCGACCTGCAGCGTCAGATCGACGACGCCGACCGCGCCGCGGACGCCGCCAGTCGCGTCATGCGCCTGGCGCCCGCCTCGCTCGGCGCCGACGGCGTGCAGAACTACCTGCTGGTGTTCCAGACCAACGCCGAGATCCGTTCCACCGGCGGCATGGGCGGCGTGTTCGTGCTGCTCAGCACCGAGAACGGCACGATCACCCTCGGCGAGCAGTCCAGCTCCGAGGATCTCAACCGGGGCACGGACGGGACGCGCCTCGCGGACGCCGCGCTCAGCGACGACGAGAAGCGGGCCTTCGGCACGCTCATGGGCCGCGACGTCCGCGCGGCCAACATCAGCCCCGACTACCCCCGCGTGGCCCAGATCTGGGCCGACCGCGCCGAGGCCGCCTACGGGGTCGACGTCGACGGTGTGATCAGCCTCGATGCCGTGGCGATGTCGTACGTGCTGCGCGGCGTCGGGTCGGTCGACGTGGGCGAGGGCGCCAAGCTCACCGCCGACAACGCGATCGACCGGCTGCTGAACGGGGTCTACCTCCAGTACGAGGACCCGGCCGATCAGGACGCCTACTTCGAGGCGGCCACCAGCCGCACCTTCGAGGCCGTCATGAGTGGTCGCGGCGACTGGACCCAGGTGGTCTCGTCGCTGTCCGAGGCCGTGGGCGAACGACGGTTGCAGGTGTGGTTCCGCGACGGGGAGCGTCAGCGGGTCATCGCCTCCACCGATGTCGCCGGACGGGTCGTCCAGGCCGACGACACCCCGCACGTCGGGCTCTACATCACCGACTCCGCCCAGTCGAAGATGCAGTACTACCTGCGATACGACACGCGCGTGAAGGCCACGACGTGCTCGGCCGATCGTCGCCAGACGATCTCGGTCACCACGTCCTTCCGCAACCAGTTCAGCGGCGATCCGAAGAAGACCCCCTGGTACATCGTCGGCCGCGGCGACCGCACCGCGAAGGGCAACCAGCTGCTGACCTACCGGTTGCTGACACCCAAGGGCGGGCAGGTCACCGGCTTCACGATCGACGGGACCGAGCAGTACCTGGCCTCCAGCAAGGTCACCTACAAGGACCGTGCGGTCCAGTACGGCACGCTGAAGGTGCCGCCCGGGGACGAGATCTCGGTGACGTGGCAGGTCCAGACGGCTCCGGGCGCGGTCGCGGACGCGCGGTACTTCGAGACGCCCGGCATCGCCACCTCCAGCAACGACGTCCGGGTGCCGAGCGCATGCCGGTAG
- a CDS encoding LPXTG cell wall anchor domain-containing protein produces MFRRTLQPLTFLIGLGALLVLALAGPASSEGYGDPVIVQNGGAEVVEPGETFTVSLSSNVECAWSSTFNGQTGPAAVGFDYNPTFTAPTEPGTYEGTVVCRYSSAGPFRPVAYSQDATTAAGRDQVISQTFTVIVDADAGNGDGSGAGTTGSAGDSSGALADTGGSNWELLAAGAGLLVVGGGVAIAARRRKS; encoded by the coding sequence ATGTTCCGCAGAACGCTTCAACCACTGACTTTCCTGATCGGCCTCGGGGCCCTGCTGGTCCTCGCCCTCGCCGGTCCCGCATCCTCCGAGGGCTACGGAGACCCCGTCATCGTCCAGAACGGTGGCGCCGAGGTCGTCGAGCCGGGTGAGACCTTCACGGTGAGCCTCTCGTCCAACGTCGAGTGCGCCTGGTCCTCCACCTTCAACGGCCAGACCGGCCCCGCGGCCGTCGGCTTCGACTACAACCCGACGTTCACCGCGCCGACCGAGCCTGGCACCTACGAGGGCACGGTCGTGTGCCGCTACTCCAGTGCCGGCCCGTTCCGCCCCGTCGCCTACAGCCAGGACGCGACCACCGCCGCCGGTCGTGACCAGGTGATCAGCCAGACCTTCACCGTGATCGTCGATGCCGATGCCGGCAACGGCGATGGCAGTGGCGCCGGCACCACCGGGTCCGCCGGTGACAGCTCCGGCGCGCTGGCCGACACCGGTGGTTCGAACTGGGAGCTGCTCGCCGCCGGCGCCGGCCTGCTCGTCGTGGGTGGCGGCGTCGCCATCGCCGCTCGACGTCGCAAGTCCTGA
- a CDS encoding aldose 1-epimerase family protein, translating to MGTSIVIRGEKIAVAISPDGAEPVSMRDEDDHEYLWSGDDPWHRHAPVLFPVICRVPDDRIRVGDETYPMPQHGFARDRRWTVVDSANDRVSLVLVSDEETRKHFPFDFALAATYVTDGRSLTTQYTVENRGDEPMPFALGSHPAFVWPLDEGQPRSMHQIRFDEPEKAPFRRVVDNLLTPERFDNPAWDHVMTLNDAWFTDGAVIMPEVASNRLTYSSPRGRQVRLSWEGFTGITIWSVPGARFVCVEPWRGQPAPIDFVGQFAGKPGNVVLPPGGRETLSYCVELL from the coding sequence ATGGGCACGTCCATCGTCATCCGCGGCGAGAAGATCGCCGTCGCGATCTCACCCGACGGCGCCGAGCCCGTGTCGATGCGCGACGAGGACGACCACGAGTACCTGTGGTCCGGTGACGACCCCTGGCACCGCCACGCGCCCGTGCTGTTCCCGGTGATCTGCCGGGTGCCCGACGACCGCATCCGCGTGGGTGACGAGACGTACCCGATGCCGCAGCACGGCTTCGCGCGCGACCGTCGCTGGACCGTGGTCGACAGTGCGAACGACCGGGTCTCACTCGTCCTCGTCTCGGACGAGGAGACGCGCAAGCACTTTCCCTTCGACTTCGCGCTGGCCGCCACCTATGTGACGGACGGGCGCAGCCTCACGACCCAGTACACGGTCGAGAACCGCGGGGACGAGCCGATGCCGTTCGCGCTGGGCTCGCACCCGGCGTTCGTGTGGCCGCTCGACGAGGGCCAGCCGCGCTCGATGCACCAGATCCGCTTCGACGAGCCCGAGAAGGCGCCGTTCCGTCGCGTCGTCGACAACCTGCTGACGCCCGAGCGGTTCGACAACCCCGCCTGGGACCACGTCATGACGCTCAACGACGCCTGGTTCACCGACGGTGCCGTGATCATGCCCGAGGTCGCCAGCAACCGTCTGACCTACTCGTCGCCCCGGGGTCGCCAGGTGCGCCTGTCGTGGGAGGGCTTCACGGGGATCACGATCTGGTCGGTGCCGGGCGCGCGCTTCGTCTGCGTCGAGCCGTGGCGCGGCCAGCCGGCGCCCATCGACTTCGTCGGCCAGTTCGCCGGCAAGCCCGGCAACGTCGTCCTGCCGCCCGGTGGCCGAGAGACCCTCTCCTACTGCGTCGAGCTGCTCTGA